A stretch of Candidatus Atribacteria bacterium DNA encodes these proteins:
- a CDS encoding energy-coupling factor transporter ATPase: MFIYLENLCFTYSLGMPFETEVLKNIDLKIDQGEFIGLIGHTGCGKTTLIQHFNGLLTPTSGKIYVDGVDINTKGTNLKLIRQKIGLVFQYPENQLFEETIYQEIAFGPRKLGLPEEKIEKRVREALKMVDLDYEFYAERSPFSLSGGEMRRVALASILSIRPKMLILDEPTANLDPQGRDNILSEIKKIHDNFGTAVILVSHNMEKVAETVKRVLVMHRGEIIIDGTPQDIFEKHATDLIKVGLGLPQVTECMHKLKAKGKDVYTGVLTVDEAESEILKKCKI, from the coding sequence ATGTTTATATATTTAGAGAATCTTTGCTTTACCTATAGTTTGGGAATGCCCTTCGAAACAGAAGTTTTAAAGAATATCGACTTAAAAATTGATCAAGGTGAGTTTATCGGTCTAATCGGCCATACTGGTTGTGGAAAAACAACCTTAATTCAGCATTTCAACGGTTTGCTTACGCCAACTTCTGGTAAAATTTATGTTGATGGAGTAGATATAAATACAAAGGGAACAAATCTTAAATTAATAAGGCAAAAAATAGGTTTAGTTTTTCAGTATCCAGAGAATCAATTGTTTGAAGAAACTATTTATCAAGAAATAGCCTTTGGTCCAAGAAAATTAGGTTTGCCAGAAGAAAAAATTGAGAAAAGAGTGAGAGAAGCCTTAAAGATGGTTGATCTTGATTATGAATTCTATGCAGAACGCTCTCCTTTTTCTTTAAGCGGAGGGGAGATGCGACGTGTTGCCTTGGCCAGTATTCTTTCCATCAGACCAAAAATGTTAATTTTAGATGAACCTACTGCCAATCTTGACCCGCAGGGAAGAGATAATATATTATCCGAGATTAAAAAAATACATGATAATTTCGGAACGGCTGTGATATTGGTATCACACAACATGGAAAAGGTTGCCGAAACTGTAAAACGGGTTTTAGTGATGCATCGAGGAGAGATAATTATAGACGGTACTCCCCAAGATATTTTTGAAAAACACGCTACCGATCTAATAAAAGTGGGTTTAGGCCTTCCACAGGTTACCGAATGTATGCACAAATTAAAAGCAAAGGGAAAAGATGTATATACCGGAGTATTAACTGTAGATGAAGCTGAAAGTGAAATCTTAAAAAAATGCAAAATTTAA
- a CDS encoding energy-coupling factor transporter ATPase, with product MIKIKNLSHQYNSPTKEQIDALNSINLEIKNGDFVSIIGSNGSGKSTLAKHMNCLLLPTTGDIWVDDMNTKDKSKTWEIRRKVGMVFQNPDNQIIATTVEDDIAFGLENIGINTKLMRERIDWALEIVEMEEYKKSEPHLLSGGQKQRVAIAGAIALHSSYLILDEPTAMLDPQGRNEVINIVKKLNLEENITIIYITHLMEEAAESNWIIALDKGKIALTGKPEEVFTQIDILKKLRLDVPQITELALRLNKRGMNISPHILKVEDMVENLCLYI from the coding sequence AAATAAAAAATGGTGATTTTGTTTCAATTATAGGCTCTAACGGATCTGGAAAATCTACTTTAGCTAAGCATATGAATTGTCTGTTGCTTCCTACTACCGGAGATATCTGGGTTGATGACATGAATACCAAAGATAAGAGCAAAACATGGGAAATAAGACGAAAAGTTGGTATGGTATTTCAAAATCCAGACAATCAGATTATCGCAACCACAGTGGAAGATGATATAGCTTTTGGCCTGGAAAATATTGGAATAAATACAAAACTTATGAGAGAGCGTATTGATTGGGCTTTAGAAATTGTGGAAATGGAAGAGTATAAAAAAAGTGAACCGCATTTACTTTCAGGTGGACAAAAACAAAGAGTAGCTATTGCGGGAGCAATCGCGTTACACTCTTCCTATTTGATTTTAGATGAACCTACCGCCATGCTCGATCCCCAGGGTAGAAATGAGGTAATAAATATAGTGAAGAAATTAAATTTAGAAGAGAATATTACCATCATCTACATTACTCACTTAATGGAGGAGGCAGCTGAGTCTAATTGGATAATCGCGTTGGATAAAGGAAAAATTGCTCTTACAGGAAAACCTGAGGAGGTATTTACCCAGATAGATATTTTAAAAAAATTAAGATTAGACGTTCCTCAGATTACTGAACTCGCCTTAAGATTAAACAAAAGGGGAATGAATATATCACCTCATATATTGAAAGTTGAGGATATGGTAGAAAATTTATGTTTATATATTTAG